In Sander lucioperca isolate FBNREF2018 chromosome 21, SLUC_FBN_1.2, whole genome shotgun sequence, the following proteins share a genomic window:
- the metrnla gene encoding meteorin-like protein isoform X2 — translation MWSNVLTVCQRSSPCGLTHEGHARDVEQVYLRCSQGSLEWLYPTGAIIVNLRPNTVSLAAARLSVCIKPSAHSSGTNIYLDRNGKLRLLLRDEDQAQGKVQCFSIQEGAVFIEAVPHMDISRRITAFQYELVNDRLGPLAHSQGAPCQPCSDTEMLLAVCTNDFVARGSIKKVEQEEEHSSVTVEISRLYRQKTQVFVSGGVRVRRWTGHIKMPLQCGARFGEGEFLFTGTVRFGEAWMRCAPRYKDFLQLYHEAQDRGTNPCHVDTY, via the exons ATGTGGTCTAATGTTCTTACAGTCTGCCAGAGGTCTTCACCTTG tggTCTGACTCATGAAGGCCACGCCAGGGATGTGGAGCAGGTGTACTTGCGTTGCTCCCAAGGCTCTCTGGAGTGGCTCTATCCCACGGGGGCCATCATTGTTAACCTCCGACCCAACACGGTCTCCCTTGCCGCCGCCCGCCTCTCTGTCTGCATCAAACCCTCTGCACACTCCAGCGGCACCAACATCTACCTGGACCGTAATGGCAAGCTGCGGTTGCTGCTGCGTGATGAGGACCAAGCTCAGGGCAAGGTGCAGTGCTTCAGTATCCAGGAGGGGGCTGTCTTCATCGAGGCCGTCCCGCACATGGACATCAGCCGCCGCATCACGGCGTTCCAGTATGAGCTGGTCAACGACAGGCTGGGGCCATTGGCTCACTCACAGGGTG CACCCTGTCAGCCCTGCAGCGACACTGAGATGCTTCTAGCCGTCTGCACCAATGACTTTG TGGCACGGGGCAGCATTAAGAAggtggagcaggaggaggagcacTCGTCTGTCACTGTGGAGATCAGCCGCCTGTACAGACAGAAGACCCAGGTTTTTGTATCTGGGGGTGTGAGGGTACGGAGGTGGACTGGCCACATCAAAATGCCCCTTCAGTGTGGGGCGAGGTTTGGGGAGGGCGAGTTCCTCTTCACCGGGACAGTGAGGTTTGGGGAAGCCTGGATGAGATGCGCCCCACGCTACAAAGACTTCCTGCAGTTGTATCACGAGGCGCAGGATCGGGGGACCAACCCCTGTCACGTGGACACATACTAA